The following are from one region of the Penaeus chinensis breed Huanghai No. 1 chromosome 5, ASM1920278v2, whole genome shotgun sequence genome:
- the LOC125025892 gene encoding proteasome subunit beta type-3-like, producing the protein MSILAYNGGSVVAMKGKNCVAIATDLRFGVQAQTITTDFERVFEVGPHLYIGLPGLVTDTQTVLQRLKFRIKMYEMREGRKVKPRTLMAMVQNLLYERRFGPYFVEPVIAGLDPVTKDPYICALDLIGCPCEPADFVVSGTSAESLYGMCETTWREDLEPDDLFECIGQSLINAFDRDALSGWGAVVHVIEEDKVTTRHIKSRMD; encoded by the exons agTATCTTGGCCTACAATGGAGGGTCCGTCGTGGCCATGAAGGGCAAGAATTGTGTGGCCATTGCTACGGATCTACGATTTGGTGTGCAAGCACAGACTATTACAACGGACTTTGAG CGAGTGTTTGAAGTTGGGCCTCATCTGTACATTGGACTTCCTGGCCttgtgacagacacacagactgtaCTCCAGAGACTCAAGTTCCGCATCAAGATGTATGAGATGAG GGAAGGACGCAAAGTAAAACCCCGCACATTAATGGCTATGGTCCAGAACCTCCTGTATGAGAGGAGATTTGGACCCTACTTTGTGGAGCCAGTTATTGCTGGCTTGGATCCTGTAACCAAAGACCCTTATATTTGTGCTTTGGACTTGATTGGCTGTCCGTGTGAACCAGCTGATTTTGTTGTGTCTGGAACATCAGCAGAGAGTTTGTATG GTATGTGTGAAACAACATGGCGTGAGGATTTGGAACCAGATGACTTGTTTGAATGCATTGGCCAGTCACTTATCAATGCTTTCGATCGTGATGCCCTCTCAGGGTGGGGAGCTGTGGTTCATGTTAT TGAGGAGGACAAAGTAACAACAAGGCATATCAAGAGCAGAATGGACTAA